The region TGTATCCACGGTGAGCGAACTGCCGGTATCCGCCGCCATGGATATGCACGATCGCCGCTCGTTCCGCGTTCGGCTTCTCCGGTCGGAAGAGCGAAGCCCACAACGGCCCGCCGTCTGGATGTTCGAACTCCACGATCTCCGGACGGGTGAGCGGGTGCTGGTAGTAGGCATCGGCTCCACTGACTGAGACACGCTGGGCGTCGGCACCGGGTTCGGCGTCTCGCACGTAGAGGTCTGGAAGCTGAACGCTCTCGCTGCTGATCACGGCGAGGCGTTGTCCGTCCGGTGACCACCAGCCCTCGTGCCGACCGGCTTCCGAGGTGAGGCGCTCCATGTGGCCGCCGGTCGCAGGCATCCTGTAGAGGTGATCTTCCGATGGGTGTTCACGGCTCGTCTGGAGCAGCCAGTTGGCCCGGTCCGGAGACAGCTGGGCGCTGCGGACCTCCCACGCGCCCTCCGTGAGGGCGCGCACCGCGCCATCCTCGTCTAGTAGATAGAGATGACTCCAGCCGCTGCGCTCCGACGCGAAGACCAACTCACCGCCCGGTAGCCACTCCATCAGCGCCGGTTGCAGGTAGTTTGCCTGAATGGGTGGGCCGCCGATCCACGCGTCGTCGTGGTCGTGAGTGAGTACGCGAGCGCTTGCTGAGGGCAGGTCGATCTCGGCGATCCACATATCCTCGTGGTCCTCGCCTATGAATTGAGCGACCGCTCGCGTGCCGTTCGTGTTCCAGACGGGTCCGTGCGGGAGTGTCTTCCCGTCACCGGCTTCGTCGAGGTCGATCCAGCGGACTTCGACGCTGTCTGTGGGGACGAGCGGGTCTACTGCTACCACACCCAAGCGAATCAGATCACGCGGTTCACCGGCCTTTGAGCGTGCGCTGTTGACCTCCGAGTATCCAGACTCGGAGACGAAGTCGACGTATTGAGTCGGCGGGCGGTCCTCTGCTGGCCAAGTCGCGCGGAAGGTGATCCACGCTCCGCCTGGGGAGAGTCGGATGTCGTCCACGCGGGCCGACTCGGGAAGTGGAATGGCCTGTGGCCTGGCCGGACCCGTGGACCGGAGCGCGGCTTCGACTCCGCGCCGAGTCTCCTGACGATCCCGCACAACGCCAAAGAGCTCACGTTGCTCCTCCGCCAGCCAAGCGGCAGCGTCCGATCCGGCGTCTGTGTCGCGCACCACCCGATTCGCCAACACGGTCAGCGCACCGTCACCTGTGTCGTACCGGTAGAGGGCGTCCTGTGACTCGAAGTGGACCGCGTCCCCGCCTGACGCGAACCGAGGGCGGCGTATGGCCTGCCCCATCGCCACAACCCGGCGGGTCCCTCGCTCGGCGTCGTAGAGCCACAGACCATCGCCCGAAATCCAGGTTGCTGCGGTCGCTGAGGCGTTCCAGCGCTGTTCCGCGCTCGGGACCTCGCCCCACTCCCCGCGAGAGAGCGATGTGACCCATTCTCCTGAAGCATCGGCAAAGAACCAAGGGTCATTCTGAGGGAGCTCTCCGACTTGCGGCCGCTCGTTCCAGCGGAAATACGCACCGGACCCGTCTGGAGCCCAGCGTACGTCGCTTACGCCCAGGCCAAGCCAGCGGTCGTCGCGAGACGCGTCTCTCAGCGTAAGGGGGCGAGCCTCGGTGGAGCCCCTCGCGAGGTCGGACTGGACGATTGGAGTCGCTATCCGGGACTGGGCCCGGAGGGGGGCCGCCGCGAGGTGCAGGAGGAGTGCCGAGGCGACGAAGAACAGGGGTGAACGGCTGGTCGGGCGCATGAGGTACCGGCGGGTTGAGAGGCTATCCGCCCGCGACGGTCGGGCGGTTGTTCTTAGTCGCCACAGGCGGGCTAAACGTGGCCGCCGTGTGGTGGGGCGGCAAACGGCTGGCCGCCGTCTTCGACGAAACCGCGACTTCGGCGAACCTTGGCCCCCGAATCGCGGTAGCAGTGAGGATCGACTCTCACATATCCCCACTCCATGTATCGCGCCCTTCTTCTTATCTCTCTGCTCCTGAGCGGCTGCTCTGACGTCGTCCGCCAAGTCGTACCCCTGGACGAACTCGTCCTGCAAGACAGCATCTATATGGATGCAGAGACGCTCGAGCCGTTTACGGGGCGGGTCGAACGGGTATTCGAGGACGATCCCAGGGAGGTGCAGCTCCGCGGTGACCTCGTGAACGGCATGTGGAACGGCGACATCATCGTCTATCACGAGAACGGGCGAATCCGCTATATGGGCTCGCTCGCAGACGGGGAAAAGTGCGGAGAGTGGATTGAGAACAGAGACTCGGATCCCCCCTCGGACATCCTCGCGGAACTCAAACAAGAGATTGAAAGCCTCGGTATCTACGAGCCCTGCCCGGAGCGGTAGCGCACCACCCATTGTCGGTGGGCCTGCACCTATATCGTGTTTGCGGCCCTGGTTAGTATCCAAGGATGCAAACACTCGAGATCGTCATCTTGGTCGTGGTCGGCGTCGGCTTCTTCGGGCTGATCGCCTATGTGGCCTTCATAGCCCGTGACCCAGACCGGGAGGTCTGACGCGCCATGACCCCACCTCTAGAGTGCCAACGGCACGCCTTCGGATTGCCGCGTGAAGAGCACTATCTGAATTGTGCGTACATGGGGCCTCTGCCCACCGCTTCCGAGCAGGCGGGTGTGGATGCGTTGGCCAAGAAGCGCGTTCCGACCCGCATCGTCCCGCCGGGTGATTTTTGGGCCACGGACGAGCTCCGGAGGCTGTTCGCGAAGCTGGTGAACGTGAAGGACCCGCAGCGGATCGCGATTCAACCCGGGGTCTCGTACGGCGTAGCATGCGCGGCGAAGAACATTTCTGTCGCACCTGGCCAGAACATTGTGATGACGCACGAGCAGTTCCCTGGGAACGTCTACTCGTGGCGAAGGCTCGCCAGCGAGTCCGGCGCGGAGCTACGCGTAGCGACTCCCCCCGAGGGACCCGGGAGAGGCGCGGGCTGGAACGAGGCTCTCCTCGCGTCGATCGATTCGGCGACAGTTGTCGTGGCCGTGCCGCACGTGCATTGGACAGATGGAACGCGATTCGACCTGGAGGAGGTAGGCCGGCGGTGCCGTGAGGTCGGCGCGGTCCTAGTCGTGGACGGAACACAGTCGTTGGGCGCCATGCCTTTCGACGTGGAGGAGGTCCAGCCGGACGTCCTCATCTGTGCGGCCTATAAGTGGTTGCTTGGGCCGTATTCCTTCGCTCTGTCCTATTTCGGGGAACGCTTCGACGACGGGATCCCGCTCGAGGAGACGTGGATCGCCCGCGACAAGAGCGACGATTTCCAGCACCTCGTCGACTACCAGGACGCCTACCAGCCGGGCGCGATCCGTTATGACATGGCGGAGAGGTCCAATTTTTTTCAGGCGCCCATCGCGGCTACGAGCATCGAGCTACTCCTCGAATGGCGCCCCGAGCGCATTCAGGACTATTGCGCTGAACTGACAAGCGGACTCCTCGCCGAAGCTGAGGACCTGGGCTTCTCGGTGGAGGACGCGGCCTACCGCGGCAGTCATCTGTTCGGACTCAGAATGCCCGAGGGGTTGGACTTGGCCGCGCTGAAGAGTGCGCTTGCCGAACGAAATATCTCCGCTTCGCTTCGCGGAACGGCTCTTCGTCTCTCGCCCAACGTCTACAACGACGAGGCTGATATCGAGGCGTTGATGAGTGTGCTCAGGGCGTCTGTAGCCTGAGAGCGGTCGCCCCCTCAGCGCCGGCCTTGCACCCCGAAGACGATGTCGGCCTGAGTCCCTACGGGAATATCCATCTCTTCGAACCAACCCTCGATGACCTCGAGTGCGAACAGTACCGGCTTCGTGCTGGGGTACGAACCAGTGTCCAGCGGCTCCATCTGCAGGATGTCCGTGATCCGGTAGGACGAGTCCATATAGGCGATGTCGAGCGGGATGTAGGTATTGGCCATCCAGAATGACTGGATAGCGGGCTGCTGGAAGACGAAGAGCATGCCGGCGTCCTCGGCGAGTTCGTCTCGGTACATCAATCCCGCCGCCCGTTCTTCGGGGGTCGCGGCTACCTCAGCTAGAACGGTGTCTGCGCCGAAGATGACCCACGCGTGGCCAGCGGGCGGTGCTGAAGGGGCCGAGGGTGCCACCGGTGTTTCCGAAGGGGTTCCCGACCCCGCAGTGGCGACTCGCGCCTCACTGTCAGCTGGGCTGCACGCCGATACTGCCACCAGGCACGAGATGGCAACGGCGAGCGAGCGCCCTATGCTGCTAAGAACCGTCGAAATCGGATCAGGAATCGTTCGTTTCAATGGTTGCCTCGACATTCGTTTTGGGCCTTCCCGTTCAGACACAGACAAGTGTAACTTAGGCGGCCTCACATCTGTTCCCAGGGGGGACGTCCCACCCCGCTGGATTGACTGAGACAATCGGTTCGCTGTGTGCTCCCTCGCGGGGGGCGGGTCTGAGACGGAGTAGCATCACTGATGGTCGAACAACAGCTGCTGGACATCCTCGTGTGTCCTGAAACCAAGCAACCGGTTTGTGTTGCAGGCGCGACCTTGCTCGCACAGCTCAACGTTTCGATCTCCCAGGGTTCCGTTTCGAACCGTGCAGGAGACCAGGTTACCGAGGCTGTTGCCGAGGGGCTCGTGCGTGAAGACGGTGACTGGCTTTACCCTGTGCGCGACGACATTCCGATCATGTTGATCGACGAGGCGATTCCACTATCCCCAGCCAAGTCATGATGGCTCGACTCAAAAACATGCGATTCACCCTAGCGCTGCTGCTCGGCGTTCTCGTGGCTGCGTGCGATGCGACCCCTCCTCCCGTGGGCATAGCCCGTGGCGAAGAGCTGTTCGACACGTGCGCGCCGTGCCACGGAGACATGGGCGAAGGCAACGCGGATATCGACGCTCCGGCTATCGCCGGACTCCCTCAATGGTACCTGGAGGCTCAGCTCGAGTCTTTCAAGGCCGGCTTCCGCGGCAAACATGTCGATGACCTTCCTGCGCTGCGCATGCGGCCCATGGCGATCTCGCTGACGCGTGACGGGGACGTTCCCTCCGTCGCTGAATATGTGGCGAGCCTCGAGGGTTCCTTCCCTGAGAGCACTCTGAGCGGTAACGCGGGGGCGGGTGCAGAGCGCTACGCTTCGGTGTGCGTCGCCTGTCACGGTGAGGATGGACTCGGCAACGAACTCTTGCGGTCCCCTCCCCTCGTGCAGCTGAACGATTGGTACCTCGTTCAGGAACTGCAGAACTTCAAGTCCGGTGCTCGTGGCGCCAACCCTGCGGACACATGGGGCGGTCAGATGCGCATCAACTCGCTCGCACTCGACGACCAGGCGATGGTGGATGTCATCGCTTATGTCCAGACACTACGCTGAGCGGAGGCCATTCATGACTGATATGACGCCCATCCCCGACGGAGTACAGGGTCCTGGACCGGACGATGAGAACCCAGCGCTCATCGATGCTTGGAAGACCTTCAAGATCACGGTGATCAGCACAGTGCTTTTCTGCGCGGCAGCGCTTGGCATCATCCTCATGACGAGGATGGGATAAGCCATGATCGATATCATTCAGGGCTCGACCTACGCCGCAGACATCGACAACCTGATCCTACTGATGGGGGTGCTGGTCGGATTCTGGTTCTTTGCTGCCGAGATCATGTTCTTCTGGCTCATTTGGAAGTTCCGGGCGAAGGAAGGCCAGAAGTCGCAATACTTGGACGGCACCGAGAATCATGTGAAGAAGTGGATCACGTGGCCGCACGGGCTGGTCCTCGTTTGTGATGTCTTCATCGTGATCTTCTCCATCATGGTGTGGATGGACGTGAAGCAGCAGCTCCCAGTCGCGGACAGCACGATTCGAATCACTGGCCAGCAGTGGGCGTGGACGTTTCAGCATCCTGGCTTGGACAACGAGCTTGACACGGCGGACGACATTTTCACGGTCGGTGAGCTCCACATAGAAGTGGACAAGAACTATCACTTCAAACTCGAGTCCCGTGACGTACTGCATTCGTTCTCGGTGCCGATCTTCCGCATCAAACAGGACGCGGTACCGGGCCGGTCGATCACAGGTTGGTTCAACGCGACCGTGACAGGCGAGTACGACATTCAGTGTGCAGAGATCTGCGGGATTGGCCACGGCGTGATGGCTTCTCGGATCTCCATCGGAGATGCGAACCAGCATGCAGCTTGGGTCGCCGCGAACTCCGTTTCGACGACCCCGTAGGCCGAGGACAATTTAGATGTCAGACACTGCGGTCGCTGTACAGCACGATGAGCATGACGCGCACGCCGGCCATCATGGTCCCCAGGGGATCCTGAAGTATCTCTGGTCGACGGACCACAAAGTTATTGCTATGCAGTACCTCTTCACCGGCATGTTCATGGCGGTGATCGGTGGCTTCATGGCTTATGTGTTCCGGATGCAGTTGGCCTTCCCGGGCATCAGCGTACCTGGCTTCGGCCAGGTCTCGCCGGGTGAGTACAACGCTCTGGTCACCAATCACGGCACGATCATGATCTTCTGGGTGGCGATGCCAGTACTTGTCGCCGCCTTCGGGAACTACCTGATCCCGCTCATGATCGGCGCGGACGACATGGTCTTCCCGCGCATCAATCGCCTCTCCTATCAGATCTTCCTGCTCAGTGCGCTGGTGCTGCTGGGCTCGCTCTTCGTTCAGGGCGGTGGTTTCGGCGGTGCGTGGACCTCTTATCCACCGTTATCCGCGGTCGGGGCGTACAACCAGACACAACTCGGCTCTTCGTTGTGGCTCATAGCCGTGGCGCTCGAATTCGTCGCGTTTCTGTTAGGTGGTATCAACTTCATTACCACCTTGATGAATTCCCGGGCGCCTGGAATGAAGGCTTACGACATCCCGCTCGTCGCGTGGATGATCGTGATTGCCAGCATTCTCTTCATGCTTTCGGTTGGGCCGCTCATCGCCGGTGCTGTGATGCTGCTCTTCGACCAGACGCTCGGGACGGGCTTCTACGACCCGGCACGCGGCGGTGACCCGATTCTGTGGCAGCACCTCTTCTGGTTCTTCGGTCACCCCGAAGTCTACGTGGTGCTTCTCCCAGCGATCGGCATCACGATCGACATCATCGCGACCTTCGCGAGGAAGAAGGTCTTCGGATACAAGATGATGCTCTACACGACGGTCGCGACCGGTGTGCTGAGCTTCTTCGTATGGGCTCACCACCAGTTCGTCGCCGGAA is a window of Longimicrobiales bacterium DNA encoding:
- a CDS encoding prolyl oligopeptidase family serine peptidase, producing the protein MRPTSRSPLFFVASALLLHLAAAPLRAQSRIATPIVQSDLARGSTEARPLTLRDASRDDRWLGLGVSDVRWAPDGSGAYFRWNERPQVGELPQNDPWFFADASGEWVTSLSRGEWGEVPSAEQRWNASATAATWISGDGLWLYDAERGTRRVVAMGQAIRRPRFASGGDAVHFESQDALYRYDTGDGALTVLANRVVRDTDAGSDAAAWLAEEQRELFGVVRDRQETRRGVEAALRSTGPARPQAIPLPESARVDDIRLSPGGAWITFRATWPAEDRPPTQYVDFVSESGYSEVNSARSKAGEPRDLIRLGVVAVDPLVPTDSVEVRWIDLDEAGDGKTLPHGPVWNTNGTRAVAQFIGEDHEDMWIAEIDLPSASARVLTHDHDDAWIGGPPIQANYLQPALMEWLPGGELVFASERSGWSHLYLLDEDGAVRALTEGAWEVRSAQLSPDRANWLLQTSREHPSEDHLYRMPATGGHMERLTSEAGRHEGWWSPDGQRLAVISSESVQLPDLYVRDAEPGADAQRVSVSGADAYYQHPLTRPEIVEFEHPDGGPLWASLFRPEKPNAERAAIVHIHGGGYRQFAHRGYSVYGYATHLGFINYMLEQGYTVLDFDYRGSAGYGSDYRTDIADAMGISDTDGAVAGARWLAANEGVDPDRIGIYGVSYGGFLTLTSLFRYPGVFNAGVARAAVTDWAHYSDGWTSRILGVPAENPEAYRLSSPIYYAEGLEDPLLITHGLMDDNVHFQDAARLVQRLIELEKDFEVMYFPVEPHTVETEASRYDLVRRQAAFFDEHLRGIRR
- a CDS encoding aminotransferase class V-fold PLP-dependent enzyme; translated protein: MTPPLECQRHAFGLPREEHYLNCAYMGPLPTASEQAGVDALAKKRVPTRIVPPGDFWATDELRRLFAKLVNVKDPQRIAIQPGVSYGVACAAKNISVAPGQNIVMTHEQFPGNVYSWRRLASESGAELRVATPPEGPGRGAGWNEALLASIDSATVVVAVPHVHWTDGTRFDLEEVGRRCREVGAVLVVDGTQSLGAMPFDVEEVQPDVLICAAYKWLLGPYSFALSYFGERFDDGIPLEETWIARDKSDDFQHLVDYQDAYQPGAIRYDMAERSNFFQAPIAATSIELLLEWRPERIQDYCAELTSGLLAEAEDLGFSVEDAAYRGSHLFGLRMPEGLDLAALKSALAERNISASLRGTALRLSPNVYNDEADIEALMSVLRASVA
- a CDS encoding DUF192 domain-containing protein, with amino-acid sequence MAPSAPSAPPAGHAWVIFGADTVLAEVAATPEERAAGLMYRDELAEDAGMLFVFQQPAIQSFWMANTYIPLDIAYMDSSYRITDILQMEPLDTGSYPSTKPVLFALEVIEGWFEEMDIPVGTQADIVFGVQGRR
- a CDS encoding c-type cytochrome: MMARLKNMRFTLALLLGVLVAACDATPPPVGIARGEELFDTCAPCHGDMGEGNADIDAPAIAGLPQWYLEAQLESFKAGFRGKHVDDLPALRMRPMAISLTRDGDVPSVAEYVASLEGSFPESTLSGNAGAGAERYASVCVACHGEDGLGNELLRSPPLVQLNDWYLVQELQNFKSGARGANPADTWGGQMRINSLALDDQAMVDVIAYVQTLR
- a CDS encoding cbb3-type cytochrome c oxidase subunit I — its product is MSDTAVAVQHDEHDAHAGHHGPQGILKYLWSTDHKVIAMQYLFTGMFMAVIGGFMAYVFRMQLAFPGISVPGFGQVSPGEYNALVTNHGTIMIFWVAMPVLVAAFGNYLIPLMIGADDMVFPRINRLSYQIFLLSALVLLGSLFVQGGGFGGAWTSYPPLSAVGAYNQTQLGSSLWLIAVALEFVAFLLGGINFITTLMNSRAPGMKAYDIPLVAWMIVIASILFMLSVGPLIAGAVMLLFDQTLGTGFYDPARGGDPILWQHLFWFFGHPEVYVVLLPAIGITIDIIATFARKKVFGYKMMLYTTVATGVLSFFVWAHHQFVAGIDPRMANVFTVTTLLISVPIAELLFVIIATLYGGSIRLTTPMLWALAFMAEFLIGGVTGIFLGASGADIYFHDTYFVLAHFHYTFFPIAIIGSFAAFTYWFPKMFGKMMDERLGKIHFWGTVIPFNFIFIPLFVLGMGGQHRRIYNYQHFPELAGPEMYQLRQIATIALLVMLAFQLVFFYNCITSWIKG